In Neosynechococcus sphagnicola sy1, one DNA window encodes the following:
- a CDS encoding BrnT family toxin, which produces MQFNCDENKAKHNLSKHGVSFEEAKTVFDDPLYVDFYDPDHSEDEERYLIVGQSSRGRFLIASYTERGDSIRLISAREVTRTEREAYEEG; this is translated from the coding sequence ATGCAGTTTAACTGTGATGAAAACAAGGCAAAACACAATCTATCAAAGCACGGAGTCTCATTTGAAGAAGCAAAAACAGTTTTTGATGATCCTCTGTATGTTGACTTCTACGATCCAGACCATTCTGAAGACGAGGAGCGTTATCTTATCGTTGGACAATCAAGCCGAGGGCGATTTTTAATTGCGTCGTATACCGAAAGGGGTGATTCAATACGCCTCATTAGCGCAAGAGAAGTGACACGAACCGAGAGAGAAGCCTATGAAGAAGGATAA